A part of Miscanthus floridulus cultivar M001 chromosome 6, ASM1932011v1, whole genome shotgun sequence genomic DNA contains:
- the LOC136457856 gene encoding E3 ubiquitin-protein ligase SINA-like 7, translating into MEAGEAGPTSELLAPPPPPGSSKRTGKRARDGPLLFGTQLIRHEGKEEPSDAAAQGAEAIAAVPWEPQAEKQPAPTTAVQVDKGKLYCSLCSCALTPPIYQCAVGHLACCACRVKLPGRRCRTCRDRGAPPPPDLFFTDLRVPCDFQEYGCDSFVSYFLSASHRDTCEHAPCHCPEPGCPLLRSPRTLAAHLACDHSWPVEDVAYGAPIPLAVPVPAPPAPTRRSSTNRLLLRGDDASLFLMAAGPLGDGAAVSVVLLRATAKPPPLPRFTCTFYANPPPGAAELAGSYFFATVPVRSSALADGAGVAPEKELYFAVPREMLHGGNRELFLSVRIDRSPGPEPALEDKEMMITQS; encoded by the exons ATGGAGGCAGGGGAGGCTGGCCCGACCAGCGAGCtgctggcgccgccgccgccgcccgggagCAGCAAGCGCACCGGCAAGAGGGCGAGGGACGGGCCGCTGCTGTTCGGTACCCAACTGATCAGGCACGAAGGGAAAGAAGAGCCGAGCGACGCAGCAGCACAAGGCGCCGAAGCGATCGCCGCCGTTCCATGGGAGCCCCAGGCGGAAAAGCAGCCGGCACCGACGACCGCGGTTCAGGTGGACAAGGGCAAGCTCTACTGCTCGCTGTGCTCCTGCGCGCTGACGCCTCCCATCTACCAG TGCGCGGTGGGGCATCTGGCGTGCTGCGCCTGCCGCGTGAAGCTCCCGGGCCGCCGCTGCCGGACCTGCCGCGACCGCGGCGCACCCCCGCCCCCCGACCTCTTCTTCACCGACCTCCGCGTGCCGTGCGACTTCCAGGAGTACGGCTGCGACAGCTTCGTCTCCTACTTCCTCAGCGCCAGCCACAGGGACACGTGCGAGCACGCGCCGTGCCACTGCCCGGAGCCCGGCTGCCCGCTCCTCCGCTCGCCCCGCACGCTCGCCGCCCACCTCGCCTGCGACCACTCCTGGCCCGTCGAGGACGTGGCGTACGGCGCGCCCATCCCGCTCGCCGTCCCGGTGCCCGCGCCCCCGGCCCCGACGCGGCGGAGCTCGACGAACCGCCTGCTGCTGCGCGGGGACGACGCGTCGCTGTTCCTGATGGCCGCGGGCCCGCTGGGCGACGGCGCGGCGGTGTCCGTGGTGCTTCTTCGGGCGACGGCCAAACCTCCCCCGCTCCCGCGGTTCACGTGCACGTTCTACGCCAACCCGCCCCCCGGCGCGGCGGAGCTCGCGGGGAGCTACTTCTTCGCGACCGTGCCGGTGAGGAGCAGCGCGCTGGCCGACGGCGCCGGCGTCGCGCCCGAGAAGGAGCTGTACTTCGCCGTGCCCAGGGAGATGCTGCACGGGGGCAACAGGGAGCTCTTCCTCTCCGTCCGCATTGATCGCTCGCCCGGGCCTGAACCTGCTTTGGAAGACAAGGAGATGATGATCACTCAAAGCTGA